A single window of Methanosphaera sp. DNA harbors:
- a CDS encoding 50S ribosomal protein L37e codes for MKGTPSFGKRNKKNHTRCRRCGRNAYNPTKKYCASCGFGRSKRLRSYSWQNKKPVTGKRLK; via the coding sequence ATGAAAGGAACACCATCATTTGGTAAACGTAATAAGAAAAACCACACCAGATGTAGAAGATGTGGTAGAAACGCTTACAACCCTACCAAAAAATACTGTGCTTCATGTGGATTTGGAAGATCCAAAAGATTAAGAAGCTACAGCTGGCAAAATAAAAAACCTGTAACAGGTAAAAGATTAAAATAG
- the queC gene encoding 7-cyano-7-deazaguanine synthase QueC, which yields MTNSKPKAIAVLSGGLDCCVASSIYADDYDIHAITFNYGQKSADMEIKHAKMVADKLNMTHEVIDLMWLKNISNSSLTTDEDVVDVGVDDLDDLEKSNQTAKSVWVPARNTVFCSIALAYAEAMGAEIIIVGWDYEEAVTFPDNSKEYLESFNKTIEYGSFDDIQIKAPLIDMNKDDIIAKGIKIDAPINDAYSCYKGGELHCGVCESCMRRKRGFEKLGLIDEIEYEN from the coding sequence ATGACAAACTCTAAACCTAAAGCAATAGCAGTACTATCAGGAGGACTTGATTGTTGCGTTGCATCATCAATATATGCAGATGACTATGATATTCATGCAATAACATTTAATTATGGACAAAAAAGTGCAGATATGGAAATTAAACATGCAAAGATGGTGGCAGATAAACTTAACATGACACATGAAGTAATAGATCTTATGTGGCTTAAAAATATCAGTAATTCATCACTTACAACAGATGAAGATGTAGTAGATGTAGGTGTTGATGATCTTGATGATCTTGAAAAATCTAACCAAACAGCTAAATCTGTATGGGTTCCGGCACGAAATACTGTATTTTGTAGTATTGCACTAGCATATGCAGAGGCAATGGGTGCTGAAATTATCATTGTAGGATGGGATTATGAGGAAGCTGTAACATTCCCTGATAATTCAAAAGAGTACCTTGAAAGCTTTAATAAAACAATTGAATATGGATCATTTGATGATATCCAAATTAAAGCACCACTTATTGATATGAATAAGGATGATATCATAGCAAAAGGTATCAAAATAGATGCTCCAATAAATGATGCATACTCCTGCTATAAAGGTGGAGAACTTCACTGTGGAGTTTGTGAATCATGTATGAGACGAAAAAGAGGATTTGAAAAACTTGGACTTATAGATGAAATAGAATATGAAAACTAA
- the oadA gene encoding sodium-extruding oxaloacetate decarboxylase subunit alpha gives MARVKIIETALRDAHQSLIATRMRTEDMVPILEDMDKVGYFSLEAWGGATFDTCIRFLNEDPWERLRTFKDNLSKTPIQMLLRGQNLVGYKHYADDMVESFVEKSYENGVDVFRIFDALNDVRNMETAIKSAKDQGAYVLGTISYTISPVHTIESYVDFAGKLAELECDAITIKDMAGLITPGMAHDLVSAIKDEYDLEVNLHSHCTSGMTLMSYEAAVEAGVDMLDTAISPFSGGTSQPPTESVVAALAGGKYDTGIDLEDLNPVKVYFEELNEKYNALFDPLSAKVDADVLRYQVPGGMLSNLVSQLKQQDAIDKYDEVLKEIPEVRRDLGYPPLVTPTSQIVGVQSVMNVLSGERYSNITKEVKDYLKGEYGRPPAEIDEELYKKANGDEERITCRPADLIEPELEKAEAEAQEKGLIKKPEDVLTYAMYPTVAEKFLKGEAVAEEIPEPKVEYTASSIPTSYDVEVDGETFNVKVLPSGYMEMEPASQKIKESVEGGLTASMQGMIVKLKVNVGDNVEIGDTVAVLEAMKMENDVKSDKAGKVTDIFIAEGDTVDKDEVLMVIK, from the coding sequence ATGGCAAGAGTAAAAATAATAGAAACAGCCTTACGTGATGCTCATCAATCATTAATTGCTACAAGAATGAGAACAGAAGACATGGTTCCAATTTTAGAGGACATGGATAAAGTGGGCTACTTCTCACTTGAAGCATGGGGAGGAGCAACTTTTGATACATGTATCAGATTTTTAAATGAAGATCCATGGGAAAGGCTAAGAACATTCAAAGATAACCTATCAAAAACTCCAATTCAAATGTTACTAAGAGGACAAAACTTAGTAGGATATAAACACTACGCAGATGATATGGTAGAATCTTTTGTTGAAAAATCATATGAAAATGGAGTAGATGTTTTCAGAATATTTGATGCATTAAATGATGTACGTAACATGGAAACAGCTATAAAATCAGCAAAAGATCAGGGAGCTTATGTTCTAGGAACAATAAGTTATACAATAAGTCCTGTACATACAATAGAATCATACGTTGACTTTGCAGGAAAACTTGCAGAACTTGAATGTGACGCAATAACAATCAAAGATATGGCAGGATTAATAACACCAGGTATGGCACATGATCTTGTAAGTGCAATTAAAGATGAATATGACTTAGAAGTAAACTTACACAGTCACTGTACCAGTGGAATGACTCTTATGAGTTATGAAGCAGCAGTAGAAGCTGGTGTTGACATGCTCGATACAGCAATTTCACCATTTTCAGGTGGAACATCACAACCTCCAACAGAAAGTGTAGTAGCAGCACTTGCTGGTGGAAAATATGATACAGGTATAGATCTTGAAGATTTAAATCCAGTGAAAGTTTACTTTGAAGAATTAAATGAAAAATACAATGCACTATTTGATCCATTATCAGCAAAAGTAGATGCAGATGTACTTAGATACCAAGTACCTGGTGGAATGTTATCAAATCTTGTATCACAACTAAAACAACAAGATGCAATTGATAAATACGATGAAGTACTTAAAGAAATTCCAGAAGTAAGACGTGATCTTGGATATCCTCCACTTGTAACACCAACAAGTCAAATTGTAGGAGTACAATCTGTAATGAATGTATTATCTGGTGAAAGATACAGTAACATTACAAAAGAAGTAAAAGATTACCTTAAAGGTGAATATGGAAGACCACCTGCAGAAATAGATGAAGAACTCTATAAAAAAGCTAATGGTGATGAAGAACGTATCACCTGCAGACCAGCAGATTTAATAGAACCAGAACTTGAAAAAGCAGAAGCTGAAGCTCAAGAAAAAGGTCTTATTAAGAAACCTGAAGATGTACTTACATATGCAATGTATCCAACAGTTGCAGAAAAATTCCTTAAAGGAGAAGCTGTAGCTGAAGAAATTCCAGAACCTAAAGTTGAATATACAGCATCAAGTATTCCAACATCATACGATGTAGAAGTAGATGGTGAAACATTCAATGTAAAAGTTCTACCATCAGGATACATGGAAATGGAACCTGCATCACAGAAAATTAAAGAATCTGTTGAAGGTGGACTTACAGCATCAATGCAGGGTATGATTGTAAAACTTAAAGTAAATGTTGGAGACAATGTAGAAATAGGTGATACAGTAGCTGTTCTTGAAGCAATGAAAATGGAAAATGATGTAAAATCAGATAAAGCTGGAAAAGTAACAGATATTTTCATAGCAGAAGGAGATACAGTAGATAAAGATGAAGTATTAATGGTTATTAAATAA
- the cobS gene encoding adenosylcobinamide-GDP ribazoletransferase: MSNNLKGQYQKHAKIKPSIDGFLGLIGFSTKIPIKRFTTLEDMSGNVFLWPYIGALIGVIGAVVAYILDVTLKIPAFMSATLVYCFLIWFTGYNHIDGIMDMGDGLMVHGDCEKRLSVMRDSSVGTGGITTFFIIAAITIAALTSIPAGKIVAVVIMMEIAAKLAMITTMEFGSTDKKGIGREIKKGMDYKVLTVNLIIALIIGYVLLKDIGVIAIFATVIGALYMSKVAQKNFGCVTGDILGASNEIGRLVFLVVVVLNLSLMI; encoded by the coding sequence ATGTCAAATAATTTAAAAGGACAATACCAGAAACATGCAAAGATAAAACCATCAATTGATGGATTTCTAGGACTGATAGGTTTTTCAACAAAAATTCCAATAAAAAGATTTACAACACTAGAGGACATGTCAGGAAATGTATTTCTATGGCCATATATTGGGGCATTAATAGGAGTAATTGGAGCAGTTGTTGCATATATTCTTGATGTAACACTTAAAATTCCAGCATTTATGAGTGCAACACTAGTATATTGTTTCCTAATATGGTTTACAGGATATAATCATATCGATGGTATTATGGATATGGGTGATGGATTAATGGTACATGGTGATTGTGAAAAAAGACTATCTGTAATGCGTGATTCAAGCGTTGGAACAGGTGGAATAACAACATTTTTCATAATTGCCGCAATAACAATTGCTGCATTAACATCAATACCAGCTGGTAAGATAGTTGCAGTTGTAATTATGATGGAAATTGCAGCAAAACTTGCAATGATTACAACAATGGAATTTGGATCAACAGATAAAAAAGGAATTGGACGTGAAATTAAAAAAGGAATGGACTATAAAGTTCTTACAGTAAACCTAATAATTGCATTAATAATAGGCTATGTTCTTCTTAAAGATATAGGTGTAATTGCAATATTTGCAACTGTAATTGGAGCACTTTATATGTCAAAAGTTGCACAGAAAAACTTTGGATGTGTAACAGGTGATATTCTTGGAGCATCAAATGAAATAGGACGTCTAGTATTTCTTGTTGTTGTTGTATTAAATCTAAGTTTAATGATTTAA
- a CDS encoding DUF2284 domain-containing protein, with protein sequence MDDIDFKLTMYEKTMKTDQFYEQFNNYDEVQSHCRNCFNYEKNFTCSPVDIDIKKYITSYEYVDIIVSKLDFKPEVYEKTYSRDELNSIINNTFMKQKDKIKEQLRSDEANHTRAVSITGPCDYCGIHCREKYDICPHPEKLRYSLASLGIESSKILKDLFDIDLILIEKGKLPRYMNNVSAILYTD encoded by the coding sequence ATGGATGATATAGACTTTAAATTAACAATGTATGAAAAAACAATGAAAACAGACCAGTTCTATGAACAATTTAATAACTATGATGAGGTACAATCACACTGTCGTAACTGTTTTAATTATGAGAAGAATTTTACATGTTCACCTGTAGATATTGATATTAAAAAATATATTACATCGTATGAATATGTTGATATTATTGTCTCAAAGCTTGACTTTAAGCCAGAGGTATATGAAAAAACGTATTCAAGAGATGAACTTAATAGTATTATAAACAATACCTTTATGAAACAGAAAGATAAAATCAAAGAACAATTACGCAGTGATGAGGCAAACCACACCCGTGCTGTTAGTATAACAGGTCCATGTGATTATTGTGGTATACATTGTCGTGAAAAATATGATATATGTCCACATCCTGAAAAACTAAGATATTCTCTTGCATCTCTTGGTATTGAATCATCAAAAATACTTAAAGATCTCTTTGATATTGATCTTATATTAATTGAGAAGGGAAAACTTCCACGTTATATGAATAATGTATCAGCAATACTATATACTGACTAA
- a CDS encoding DUF5814 domain-containing protein: protein MIILRRNKKVIELYPIGPAKGALNNRRKPIFFGNFKLHETDGKIRPQRFIIQQDNVETFKSPKELIKILRKQKILIATKDEKLEEMLNSLNIPYEYTTICRHCTFSGDITLLKKSSAYKLYDEYICKLCARSEIKRIMHLRGYSDVSYPRFIKLLDETHNLEKTLSVLDPKFNPIKHDKLTVYDKIEVKKTNYPKISPKKINIPNKFKNILAKRLKHFLPVQLLALKAGVLEGENMLVVSATASGKTLIGELAGIPKAMRHQKFIYITPLVALANQKYRDFKRQYSKLGLKVAIKVGSNRLKVKGELTLQNKSVKDADIIVATYEGLDFMLRSGQYDQLRNLGCVVIDEIHMLDEEQRGPRLNGLVHRIISMFPKVQLIGLSATIKNPKRIAHDFNMKLVEYKQRPVPLERHLIFAKSEYEKRDLLGKLAKKEYNTKSSKGYHGQTIIFTNSRRKTHQIAQSISKHNITAAAYHAGLSYSKKLKIEKDFAEQKISTVVTTAALAAGVDFPASQVLFETLRMGNKWLTNNEFSQMIGRAGRPTYHDMGKVYLIAELDKEFDGQSDEQTAIDLLDSDVDNINVEYSEDDTYEQVLADISAMGNCDIEKLDKHYNTLEIPLLFDEVVDKLYDLKLIQRNKNTGKYHTTRYGRAVSISFLEIYKAEYIRKHLKQPPLNIAEFIEPFESAYISNRLASRLSAALKTNVSSRLFADSTRDIITSADVIAKLDPQYVDKLIALQVDFMSCRCKEKPFCRCFEMNISDKIIKQRIHGWSPNAISKYFMTNYDIHIYPGDIFTWLDQIIRTLEAISRISLAFNNKKTSNECKKLIRKIELGK from the coding sequence ATGATAATTTTAAGACGTAATAAGAAAGTAATAGAATTATATCCAATAGGTCCTGCAAAGGGAGCTTTAAATAATAGACGAAAGCCAATATTTTTTGGTAATTTTAAGCTTCATGAAACAGATGGAAAGATAAGACCACAACGATTTATAATACAACAAGATAATGTTGAAACATTCAAATCACCAAAAGAGCTAATAAAGATTCTAAGAAAACAGAAAATTCTCATTGCAACAAAAGATGAAAAACTAGAGGAAATGCTTAATTCACTAAATATCCCATATGAATATACAACAATATGTCGACATTGTACATTTAGTGGAGATATTACATTACTTAAAAAGTCATCAGCATATAAACTCTATGATGAATATATCTGTAAGCTATGTGCAAGAAGTGAAATAAAAAGAATAATGCATCTTCGTGGATATTCTGATGTATCATATCCAAGATTTATAAAACTTCTTGATGAAACACATAATCTTGAAAAAACACTCAGTGTACTTGACCCTAAATTTAATCCAATAAAGCATGATAAACTAACAGTATACGATAAAATAGAGGTTAAAAAGACTAATTATCCAAAGATTTCACCAAAGAAAATTAATATTCCAAATAAATTTAAAAACATACTAGCAAAACGCCTTAAACACTTCCTTCCTGTACAGCTTCTTGCACTTAAAGCAGGAGTACTAGAAGGTGAAAATATGCTTGTAGTATCTGCCACAGCATCTGGTAAAACATTAATTGGTGAACTAGCCGGTATTCCAAAGGCAATGAGACATCAGAAGTTCATCTACATAACACCTCTTGTTGCTCTTGCAAACCAGAAGTACCGTGATTTTAAACGTCAATATTCAAAGCTTGGACTTAAAGTTGCAATAAAGGTAGGTTCAAATCGTCTTAAAGTAAAAGGTGAATTAACACTACAAAATAAGTCAGTAAAAGATGCAGATATTATTGTTGCAACATATGAAGGACTTGACTTTATGCTAAGATCTGGACAGTATGATCAACTACGTAATCTTGGATGTGTTGTAATTGATGAAATTCACATGCTTGATGAGGAACAAAGAGGTCCAAGACTTAATGGTCTTGTACATCGTATAATTAGCATGTTTCCAAAAGTACAGCTTATTGGACTTTCAGCAACAATTAAAAATCCAAAACGAATTGCACATGACTTTAATATGAAGCTTGTTGAATATAAACAACGTCCTGTACCACTTGAGCGTCATCTTATCTTTGCAAAAAGTGAATATGAAAAAAGAGATCTTCTAGGAAAGCTTGCAAAGAAAGAATATAATACAAAATCATCTAAGGGATATCATGGACAGACAATAATCTTTACAAATTCAAGACGTAAAACACACCAGATAGCACAAAGTATATCAAAACATAATATTACAGCTGCAGCATACCATGCAGGTCTTTCTTATTCAAAGAAATTAAAGATAGAAAAAGACTTTGCAGAACAGAAGATTTCAACAGTTGTAACAACAGCAGCACTTGCAGCAGGTGTGGATTTCCCAGCATCACAGGTACTATTTGAAACACTACGTATGGGAAATAAATGGCTTACAAACAATGAATTTTCACAGATGATAGGACGTGCAGGTAGGCCAACATACCATGATATGGGAAAGGTATATCTTATAGCAGAACTTGACAAGGAATTTGATGGACAAAGCGATGAGCAAACAGCAATTGACTTGCTTGATAGTGATGTTGACAATATTAATGTTGAATATTCAGAGGATGATACATACGAACAAGTACTTGCTGATATTTCAGCTATGGGAAACTGTGATATTGAAAAACTAGATAAGCATTATAATACTCTTGAAATACCACTGCTTTTTGATGAAGTGGTTGATAAATTATATGACCTTAAACTTATTCAGAGAAATAAGAACACTGGTAAGTATCACACAACACGTTATGGTCGTGCTGTATCAATATCATTCCTTGAAATATATAAGGCAGAATATATAAGAAAACACCTAAAGCAGCCACCACTTAATATTGCTGAATTCATAGAACCATTTGAAAGTGCATATATAAGTAACAGACTTGCAAGCAGACTATCTGCTGCACTTAAGACAAATGTAAGTTCAAGACTATTTGCAGATTCAACACGTGATATTATAACATCAGCTGATGTAATTGCAAAACTTGACCCACAATATGTAGATAAGCTTATTGCATTGCAAGTTGATTTTATGTCATGTAGATGTAAAGAAAAGCCATTCTGCAGGTGTTTTGAAATGAATATTTCAGATAAGATAATAAAACAAAGAATACATGGATGGTCACCAAATGCAATAAGTAAGTATTTCATGACAAACTATGATATTCACATCTATCCTGGTGATATATTCACATGGCTTGACCAGATTATACGTACACTTGAGGCAATATCAAGAATAAGTCTTGCATTTAACAATAAGAAAACCTCAAATGAATGTAAAAAGTTAATTAGAAAAATAGAACTAGGAAAATAA
- the arfB gene encoding 2-amino-5-formylamino-6-ribosylaminopyrimidin-4(3H)-one 5'-monophosphate deformylase, whose amino-acid sequence MDEFKLKYDSGNVISNDVHKIGIIALGSYLENHGAALPIDTDSKIAANVALNVATKTGAVYLGIFYGATEYDYVKHGIHLSCDDLINNEIIPQLKHIKNSLNLEYVIIVNGHGGNNLIMDSIDMISENIGMNVIFNNSIIENEGPHATTGELSMGAALGIIDIERLKEHENYTLHPEVAMIGLTDARENNEIINQEAETIKKEGFSVDVEYGHKLLSDAQDAIIAQIKQLLKIKD is encoded by the coding sequence GTGGATGAATTTAAATTAAAATATGATTCAGGAAATGTAATATCAAATGATGTTCATAAAATTGGCATTATTGCCCTTGGATCATACCTTGAAAATCATGGAGCAGCACTTCCTATTGATACAGATTCAAAGATTGCAGCAAATGTAGCATTAAATGTTGCAACAAAAACTGGAGCTGTATATCTTGGTATATTTTATGGTGCAACAGAGTATGATTATGTTAAACATGGAATTCATCTAAGTTGTGATGATTTAATAAATAATGAAATAATACCACAACTAAAACATATAAAAAATTCACTTAATCTTGAATATGTAATTATTGTTAATGGTCATGGTGGAAACAATCTTATCATGGACTCTATTGATATGATCTCAGAAAATATTGGCATGAATGTTATATTTAACAATTCAATCATTGAAAATGAAGGTCCTCATGCTACAACTGGTGAATTATCAATGGGTGCAGCACTTGGAATAATAGATATTGAAAGATTAAAAGAACATGAAAACTATACACTTCACCCTGAAGTTGCAATGATAGGACTTACTGATGCAAGAGAAAATAATGAGATAATAAATCAAGAAGCTGAAACTATAAAAAAAGAAGGCTTTAGTGTTGATGTTGAATATGGACATAAATTATTATCTGATGCACAAGATGCAATAATTGCACAAATTAAACAATTACTAAAAATAAAAGATTAA
- the larC gene encoding nickel pincer cofactor biosynthesis protein LarC, translating into MVLIIDPQVSGLAGNMFIGAFIDIGADKDKIIDVMKTYSEDFGDVKIDIKKQPKNGIMSTYAEIIAEDNNKARHYKDIIEKLDMITEEKYPDDETIAKTIALTKKIFKTIADAECKAHGMSIDEIHFHEVGNTDAICDVIGASYAYHLLGLDKEKVYSLPIATGYGTVNTQHGLLPVPAPAVINILGDVPTQGGVAKTELTTPTGAAIAVNIVDEFITTYPQLGYKKVGYGAGRKDLEILNALRLIHAESITPKDTITTLETNVDTLPGEVLGSLYDVLLNEGASDVSITPTFMKKNRPGYIIKVICRNHNAAHLCDVLIKHTGTLGVRMIPTMHRAAVVRKNVIQQVEVEGIKEDVRFKIGYSDDMVVKCSPEYDDIKKLADKTDIPIKDLMEIVKIQYLENNKGE; encoded by the coding sequence ATGGTTTTAATTATTGACCCACAAGTATCAGGACTTGCAGGAAACATGTTTATTGGAGCATTTATTGACATTGGGGCAGATAAAGATAAAATTATAGATGTTATGAAGACATACTCTGAAGACTTTGGTGATGTAAAAATAGATATAAAAAAACAGCCAAAAAATGGTATAATGTCAACATATGCAGAAATTATAGCAGAAGATAACAATAAGGCACGACACTACAAAGATATCATAGAAAAACTTGACATGATAACTGAAGAAAAATATCCTGATGATGAAACAATAGCAAAAACAATAGCACTTACAAAGAAGATCTTTAAAACAATAGCAGATGCAGAATGTAAGGCACATGGAATGAGTATTGATGAAATTCACTTCCATGAAGTGGGAAATACAGATGCAATATGTGATGTAATAGGTGCCTCATATGCATACCACCTACTAGGACTTGATAAAGAAAAAGTATACTCTCTTCCTATTGCAACAGGATATGGAACAGTAAATACACAACATGGACTACTACCTGTTCCTGCACCTGCTGTAATAAATATACTTGGTGATGTACCAACACAGGGAGGAGTTGCTAAAACAGAACTTACCACTCCAACAGGTGCTGCAATTGCAGTTAATATTGTTGATGAATTTATAACAACATACCCACAACTTGGATATAAAAAGGTTGGATATGGTGCAGGACGAAAAGACCTAGAAATACTTAATGCATTACGTCTTATTCATGCAGAAAGTATAACACCAAAAGATACAATTACAACACTTGAAACAAATGTTGACACACTACCTGGTGAAGTACTTGGAAGCTTATATGATGTACTACTTAATGAGGGTGCATCAGATGTAAGTATAACACCTACATTTATGAAGAAAAACAGGCCAGGATACATAATTAAGGTAATATGTCGCAATCATAATGCAGCACACCTTTGTGATGTATTAATTAAACATACAGGAACACTTGGTGTACGTATGATTCCAACAATGCATCGTGCAGCTGTTGTACGTAAAAATGTAATACAACAAGTTGAAGTTGAAGGAATTAAAGAAGATGTAAGATTTAAGATAGGATATTCAGATGACATGGTAGTTAAATGTTCACCAGAATATGATGATATTAAAAAATTAGCTGATAAAACAGATATTCCAATTAAAGATTTGATGGAAATTGTAAAAATACAATACCTGGAAAATAATAAAGGAGAATAG
- a CDS encoding LSm family protein: protein MNDQKNNNNTSRPLDALGQALNSQVLINLKGGKEFRGVLQSFDMHMNLVINDAEELKDGESLRRLGVVLVRGDNIVYISPG from the coding sequence GTGAACGACCAAAAAAATAATAACAATACATCTAGACCTCTAGATGCATTAGGCCAAGCTTTAAACTCACAAGTTCTTATCAACCTTAAAGGTGGAAAAGAATTCAGAGGAGTTTTACAAAGCTTTGATATGCATATGAATTTAGTAATTAATGACGCAGAAGAACTAAAAGATGGAGAATCCCTACGCCGCTTAGGTGTTGTTTTAGTTCGTGGAGACAACATAGTCTACATATCACCAGGATAA
- a CDS encoding RNA-binding protein — protein sequence MKTKKRNFLKNKKIKEIKSQLGVYDYIIPKKSQVEYIKVEDMPDIYLIDGKPLLMEAEGHIIPTLKAMNEIETIEKKVVVDMGAINFVIKGADIMSPGIVDADSDIVEDEIVVIVDETHNKPLAIGMSLITGPEMVENSKGKAIKNLHFVGDAIWNLEI from the coding sequence TTGAAAACTAAAAAAAGAAATTTCCTAAAAAATAAGAAAATTAAAGAAATAAAAAGTCAACTTGGAGTATATGACTACATAATACCAAAAAAATCACAAGTTGAATATATTAAAGTTGAAGACATGCCAGACATCTATCTTATCGATGGAAAACCATTACTTATGGAAGCAGAAGGTCATATCATACCAACACTAAAAGCTATGAATGAAATTGAAACAATAGAAAAAAAAGTAGTTGTTGATATGGGAGCAATAAACTTTGTAATAAAAGGTGCAGATATCATGTCACCTGGAATTGTAGATGCAGATAGTGACATAGTTGAAGATGAAATTGTAGTTATTGTTGATGAAACACACAACAAGCCACTTGCAATTGGAATGAGTCTTATTACAGGTCCTGAAATGGTTGAAAATTCTAAAGGTAAAGCTATTAAAAATCTTCACTTTGTAGGAGATGCAATCTGGAATCTTGAAATTTAA